TCCACTCGTAATCGTACTTGGCCATTTTTTGAATGACCGGCTTACAAGCGATGATCGCATCAATTTGATTCTTGCCTGCCCAGCACTGTAAATCAGCTTTACACACGGCCTGCTTCTTTAGCTCTTCTTCACGAGTTTGTGCTTCCGCAAGTTTTACCTCTTCCTGTTTTTTCTTTTCGGCAGCCGCAACTTCCAATTTATGCGTCGAGTAACCGGCATAATCCAGACCTAAAGACTTGGCTGCCCGGTACTCCGTCAAACTCGCAAAGCCTTGCTCTTTGGCTTTTTTCTCGTCAGTTCCAGTAATTGACGCGCTTCCAGCAAAAGCAAAAAGAAACCCAGCTACGACGAAAGCCCATGTAGGCAAATCTTTCCCGACCGCTTTCCTTGTGGCAATCCATGTAAGTGGAAACAGAAATACCGATCCAACTAGCATTAGTAATCCGGCAAAAGCGTTTTCAGAAAATACGCCTATCGCCGCGAAGAATGCTGAAATCGCAATAACGCCGCACAAAACCTTAAAAATCGTCTTACCCATAAGAACACTCCTTTGTGATGGGTGGATTCTAGGGCAGTTTGCCATTACACAAAAGGCAGGCACTGGACATAAAAAAGCCCGACTCAATGGCCGGGCTTAGACCACCCTCACCCAACTCCCAAATGAGAGGGATGGAGAGCTGAGCGAGAAATGGAGGCAGGATCATGCCCGCACAGAAAAAATATGGCAATAAAAGGCCCGACGCAATCGCCGTGCGAAGATCGTAGACCGGTATCAGCTAACTCGTAGCGATCCCAAATGAAAGCCCTCTATGCTTGAAATTTTGCCTCTCCAGAGAGCCCCACCAGACACAATTGGCTTGCCAGCCACGGTGAAGACTTGTGCGTCCTTCAAATGAACGAATTGATCAGGGACCTTCTCATCACCTTCAGCAAGAGGTAGAGGCTTGAGAGTTAGTATCAGCTTTTGGCAGCGTCCTGGGCCTGTTCACCTACCGATCCAGAAAAATCAACTGCGAGCTGGTCGAAGTAAGCACTTTCAGAGATCAGATACCCAGAAACTAAATTCCCACCAACCGTAAACGTCATGGGAAAGCTTGTGTCGCCCTCGTTCACAAAGTCTACGAACCATTGGATCAGCCAATCTGACTGACGGCCCTCCCATTTGGCCTTGGTGTAAATATCGTCACCAAACTGCTCTCGCAGCACGTCGATCCGAGATTTCACTTGTTCTTCTGACACTGATAGCTCCTTGCCACTGGGTTAAGGAGCAATCTATACACCAACGCGAAGAAAACAAAAGCCCGACACAATGTCCGGGCTTCCTGTCTGGTGTCGCGCTTGAAAAGCTAAACACGGTGCCATGAAATCAAGGCTATTCCGCGAGTGCAAGTTATTTTATGCGGCTTCGATAAATCGCTCCAATGAGCAGTCTATCCAGCCGACGCCCGTCTTGATGATCTCCCTGGCCTTGGCCTCGCTCATGTCGTACTTGTTACCAATCCGCTTGGCTGGCCACTTTGCCGCGTAGTACAACCAAACGAAGTCGCCCATCTCAGGCGCACGCTTGCATAGTCTGGCGACCGCGCCATCAACGACGCTGGCCAGTTCATCCGTGATGACGTAGGACTTGCTTGTCGATGGGATCATATCCCTCATGATCGCCCAGGACGGCGACACATAGCTCGGGACGCCCATGCCATCCATGCGCCAGAAGCCCCACTGCTCAAGCATGTACTCGGTGTCGCCCAGCGGCAGTCTCGAAGGTTTTCTCGTATTCATGCCGCTTTCCTCGGTGTCGGTTCGTTCAGGCCAAACAGCTCTCGGAGCATCTTGTCGGCGATTTTGTTCTTAGCGTGCCCTTCGGTGATCCACCGGCGAGCGTAGTCTTGGAAGCCAAGGCTGCCACGGTGGTTGCCCCAGTCGGCAACCAGGTCCATCAGCGCGGCGGCGGCGATGCGCCCATTGGGCTTGTCGAGTAGCAGCCGGTTTCCCTGCTTGAGGAAGTCTCGCTCGTCAGAGGTCAGGCTCTTGCGCGGCAATGCCGCCGTGACGTTACTCATTTGCGGCACTCCCGAGGCTTTTACAAACCTCCACAGTCATGAATTGTTGAATTGGGTTGCAGCCCATGCAGGTCGTGACCTGTAGCCGAATACGTGAATTTTCAAATCTAACGCCCGTCTGCTGGGCATCAGCGCTTGCCACAGTTCGGTCTAGCAGATCAGAATTTTTCATCGTTCCTCCTCCCCTTGTACTGGCTGGCGAAGGGGCGCCCCATCTCAACCTCTTCGTTGGTCGGCGGCTTGCCCTCGAAGTCGACAAACCGCACATACTTACCCTGCTGCTGGACCAGGCACGAACCCACGCGGGCGTGGCGAACCTGCCCACAATCAGCTCAGTGACACCGTTCTGGCCTTCTTCGCTCTCCAGGTCGCGATGCACCAGGATCACCACATCTGCGTCCTGCTCGATTTGGCCAGAGTCGCGAATGTCGCTCGGGCGCGGACGTTTGTCCGGCCGGTTAGTCGAGCCGCGATTGAGCTGGGCCAGCACCACCACCGGAATCTTGAGTTCCTTGGCAAGGTTTTTCAGCGCTGTGGATATCTTCCCCACCTCAAGAGACCGGTTTGAACTGCTCTCGGCGGTGATCAATTGGACGTAGTCCACCAGCAGAACGCTGAGACCTTCCCTGCGCTGGCACTGTCGGGAAATTGAGCGAATGCGGGGCATAGTCATGCCGGCCTGATCGTTGACGAAAAGATTCGCCTGGTCGAGGACATGCACCGCGCCGGTCAGCTTGGGCCAGTCGTCGTCTTCAAGACCTCCACTGTCCAGCTTGCTCAGATTGACGCTCCCAAGCGATGCCAGGCCGCGCGTTATCAGCTCTTCCTTGGTCATCTCCATAGAGAACGCCAAACCGACGCCACCGAGCTTGCAGGTGACGTGCTGGGCGATTTGCAGGCCGAGAATGGTTTTCCCGGAACCGGTGAGCCCGCCGACGACGATCATGTTGCCCGGACGTAACCCACGCACCAGCTCATCGAGATCCTTCAGCCCGGTCGAAAGGCCGACGGGCATCGTCTTGTTGAACTTCGCGTCGATGGTGTCGACCACGCCCGGCAAAATCTCGCTGGCCCTGTAGTAATCCTGTTGGCCGTCATCGTCCAAGTCGCGCAGATCCGCCGTAGCCTGCTGGGCCATAGCGATGACCTCAGAGAGCGGGCGCTCTTCGTTGGCCGTGTCATTGATCACATAGGCGGCACTCACGATCTGACGCAGGACTGCCCTCTCCCGAACAATGCGAGCGTAGGCCTTCCAGTTGGCAGCGCTCGGCACCTTCATGGCGACTTCGCCCGCGTGA
The Pseudomonas poae DNA segment above includes these coding regions:
- a CDS encoding antitermination protein Q, which translates into the protein MNTRKPSRLPLGDTEYMLEQWGFWRMDGMGVPSYVSPSWAIMRDMIPSTSKSYVITDELASVVDGAVARLCKRAPEMGDFVWLYYAAKWPAKRIGNKYDMSEAKAREIIKTGVGWIDCSLERFIEAA